The following are from one region of the Arcobacter defluvii genome:
- a CDS encoding pentapeptide repeat-containing protein: MFKTNDYWEEEFIDLEEKELDSIYFDNCTFVKCNFSKAVIYKCKFTECRFVNCDLSLAVLKASTFNDVSFENCKLIGISWSGCDEPFDVTFSSCNLSQNSFHLMDLRQIKFIDSLIKDSGFEECNMEKSLFDNCDLQLSSFIKNNLKKANFVTSKNYLIDPKQNDLTKASFSLPEALSFLSLLPIEIK; encoded by the coding sequence ATGTTTAAAACAAATGATTATTGGGAAGAAGAGTTTATAGATTTAGAAGAAAAAGAGTTAGACTCTATATATTTTGATAATTGCACTTTTGTAAAGTGTAATTTTTCAAAAGCAGTTATTTATAAATGCAAATTTACAGAGTGTAGATTTGTAAATTGTGATTTATCACTTGCTGTTTTAAAAGCTTCTACTTTCAACGATGTTTCATTTGAAAACTGTAAATTGATTGGTATTTCATGGAGTGGTTGTGATGAACCATTTGATGTTACTTTCAGCTCTTGTAATCTTTCTCAAAACTCATTTCATCTTATGGATTTAAGACAAATAAAATTTATAGATTCTCTTATAAAAGATAGTGGTTTTGAAGAGTGTAATATGGAAAAATCTCTTTTTGATAATTGTGATTTACAATTATCATCTTTTATAAAAAACAATCTAAAAAAAGCAAATTTTGTAACATCAAAAAACTACTTAATTGACCCAAAACAAAATGATTTGACAAAAGCTTCATTTTCTCTTCCCGAGGCTTTGAGTTTTCTTTCTTTACTTCCTATAGAAATAAAATAA
- a CDS encoding HNH endonuclease → MANNWNIPSSLEQEIRQRDKVCVYCGVEFTSVKISKKTAASWEHIINDAKIITRENIALCCCGCNASKGQKQLSTWLQSKYCKDKNITSENVAQIIKDAIKNGQ, encoded by the coding sequence ATGGCAAATAATTGGAATATACCTTCTTCTTTAGAACAAGAAATTAGACAAAGAGATAAAGTTTGTGTTTATTGTGGTGTTGAATTTACATCAGTTAAAATTTCAAAAAAGACGGCTGCAAGTTGGGAACATATAATCAATGATGCCAAAATTATAACAAGAGAAAATATAGCTTTATGCTGTTGTGGTTGTAATGCTAGTAAAGGGCAAAAACAACTTTCAACTTGGCTTCAATCTAAATATTGTAAAGATAAAAATATCACTTCTGAAAATGTTGCACAAATTATAAAAGATGCAATAAAAAATGGACAATAA
- the guaA gene encoding glutamine-hydrolyzing GMP synthase → MKHVPIVVLDFGSQYTQIIARKLREAGVYSEIVPYSESIEDIMARTPKGIILSGGPASVYADDAYHPDTTIFELGLPILGICYGMQLISQHFGGSVIPASHHEYGKAKLKFEVENPIFKDTQDGQIVWMSHGDRVENIPSGFEKIATSENSPFAAIANTERNIYAFQFHPEVYHSVEGSKLLKNFAKYICGCESTWNMGSFAKEQIKRIQEQVGNKKVLCGVSGGVDSSVVATLLAEAIGENVIPVFVDNGLLRANEREQVESMFKARGVKLITVDASEEFLTKLAGVTDPETKRKIIGETFIEVFDKEAKKHQGIEFLAQGTLYTDVIESVSVKGPSKTIKSHHNVGGLPDWMKFELVEPLREIFKDEVRALGLELGLPASMIGRHPFPGPGLAIRIMGDVNKPDLELLRKADVIMLDVLHATGYYDKTWQAFTVLLNVKSVGVMGDNRTYDNTVCVRIVEATDGMTATFAHIPHEILETISRRIINEVDGINRVVYDISSKPPATIEWE, encoded by the coding sequence ATGAAACATGTACCAATAGTAGTATTAGATTTTGGTAGTCAATATACTCAAATCATTGCTAGAAAATTAAGAGAGGCAGGTGTTTACTCTGAAATAGTTCCTTATAGTGAATCTATCGAAGATATTATGGCTAGAACTCCAAAAGGAATTATTCTTTCAGGAGGACCTGCTTCTGTTTATGCTGATGATGCTTATCATCCTGATACTACAATATTTGAACTTGGTCTTCCAATTTTAGGTATTTGTTATGGAATGCAGTTAATTTCTCAACACTTTGGTGGAAGCGTAATTCCTGCAAGTCATCATGAATATGGAAAAGCTAAACTTAAATTTGAAGTTGAAAATCCAATTTTTAAAGATACACAAGACGGTCAAATAGTTTGGATGAGTCATGGAGATAGAGTAGAAAATATTCCATCAGGATTTGAAAAAATCGCAACAAGTGAAAATTCGCCTTTTGCAGCTATTGCAAATACTGAAAGAAATATCTATGCTTTCCAATTTCATCCAGAAGTTTACCACTCAGTTGAGGGAAGTAAATTATTAAAAAACTTTGCAAAATATATTTGTGGTTGTGAATCTACTTGGAATATGGGTTCATTTGCTAAAGAGCAAATAAAAAGAATTCAAGAACAAGTTGGAAATAAAAAAGTTCTTTGTGGTGTTTCAGGAGGAGTTGATTCTTCTGTTGTAGCAACACTTTTAGCTGAAGCAATTGGTGAAAATGTAATTCCAGTATTTGTTGATAATGGATTATTAAGAGCAAATGAGAGAGAACAAGTTGAATCAATGTTCAAAGCACGTGGTGTAAAACTTATCACTGTTGATGCAAGTGAAGAATTTTTAACTAAACTTGCAGGTGTTACAGACCCTGAAACAAAAAGAAAAATCATTGGTGAAACATTTATCGAAGTATTTGATAAAGAAGCAAAAAAACACCAAGGTATTGAGTTCTTAGCACAAGGGACTTTATATACAGACGTTATTGAATCAGTTTCTGTAAAAGGTCCTTCAAAAACTATCAAATCTCATCACAATGTAGGTGGACTTCCCGATTGGATGAAATTTGAATTAGTTGAGCCTTTAAGAGAAATCTTCAAAGATGAGGTTAGAGCTTTAGGATTAGAACTTGGACTTCCAGCATCTATGATTGGACGTCATCCATTCCCAGGACCAGGACTTGCTATTAGAATCATGGGAGATGTAAATAAACCTGATTTAGAGTTATTAAGAAAAGCTGATGTTATTATGCTTGATGTATTACATGCAACTGGTTATTATGATAAAACTTGGCAAGCATTTACAGTATTATTAAACGTAAAATCTGTAGGTGTTATGGGTGATAATAGAACTTATGATAACACTGTTTGTGTAAGAATAGTAGAAGCAACAGATGGAATGACAGCAACTTTTGCACATATTCCACATGAAATACTTGAAACAATCTCTAGAAGAATTATTAACGAAGTTGATGGAATTAATAGAGTAGTGTATGATATATCATCAAAACCACCAGCAACTATCGAGTGGGAATAA
- a CDS encoding lysophospholipid acyltransferase family protein: MNLKQISIAIYATYLTNKFGFKLKRAKTSQEKRKLRLEYSQILLSKLNINIKVLNEENLPKEGQYLLVANHRSIIDPLIIEIALKDSPIHGFWVSKKELYNSFFFGSFTKNADSILLDRESANMSSFFKDTKKVIQEGNSIFIFPEGTRNKTDNQISSFKEGAKLIALKNKINILPVYIKTHANEVLKEAINKRSKNLNIEIEIGEIIDYKDKTSLEESYKKQFHIN; the protein is encoded by the coding sequence TTGAACTTAAAACAAATAAGCATTGCAATATATGCAACATACTTAACAAACAAATTTGGTTTTAAATTAAAAAGAGCCAAAACATCACAAGAAAAGAGAAAATTAAGATTAGAATATTCTCAAATACTTCTATCAAAACTAAATATTAATATAAAAGTTTTAAATGAAGAAAATCTTCCTAAAGAAGGTCAATATTTGTTAGTAGCAAATCATAGAAGTATAATTGACCCACTTATTATTGAAATTGCACTAAAAGATTCTCCAATTCATGGTTTTTGGGTTTCTAAAAAAGAGTTATATAACTCTTTTTTCTTTGGCTCTTTTACTAAAAATGCAGATTCAATCCTATTAGATAGAGAATCAGCAAATATGTCATCTTTTTTTAAAGATACAAAAAAAGTTATTCAAGAAGGTAATTCTATATTTATTTTTCCAGAAGGAACAAGAAATAAAACAGATAATCAAATCAGTAGTTTTAAAGAAGGAGCAAAATTAATTGCTTTAAAAAATAAAATTAATATTTTACCAGTTTATATAAAAACTCATGCAAATGAAGTTTTGAAAGAGGCAATAAATAAAAGAAGTAAAAATTTAAATATAGAGATAGAAATTGGAGAAATTATTGATTATAAAGATAAAACTTCATTAGAAGAGTCATATAAAAAACAATTTCATATCAATTAA
- a CDS encoding DMT family transporter produces MKNLLKLNTIDKGVLFMLLSALIGALNGAVAKYLSQSMDPIEIVFYRNLIGVLIVLYSFKKFSVSIDTSKLHLLFLRGVFGALAMVLFFYTIATIPLGEAVVLNKTSPFFVTILAYYLMKESITLRTFFALIIGFIGIVFIMKPFGVEISIEHILGVLGGFFAACAYATIKKIKDIYDARVIMLSFMTVGVLIPLGLFLFTPYVHFKIHTDIFIWALIIFMAIISTASQWFLTRAYSISRASIIGVVSYSNIPFAIGFGVILGDSLPDLYTFLGIVLIVIGGILVSKKSSK; encoded by the coding sequence ATGAAAAATTTATTAAAACTAAACACCATAGATAAAGGTGTTTTATTTATGCTTTTAAGTGCATTAATAGGTGCACTTAATGGTGCTGTTGCCAAGTATTTATCTCAAAGTATGGATCCAATAGAGATAGTTTTTTATAGAAACTTAATAGGTGTTTTAATTGTACTTTATAGTTTTAAAAAATTTTCTGTTTCTATTGATACATCAAAACTTCATCTACTTTTTTTAAGAGGAGTTTTTGGAGCACTTGCTATGGTTTTATTTTTTTATACAATAGCAACTATTCCTTTGGGAGAAGCTGTTGTATTAAATAAAACATCACCTTTTTTTGTGACTATTCTTGCATACTATTTGATGAAAGAAAGTATTACTCTTCGTACATTTTTTGCTCTTATTATTGGGTTTATTGGAATTGTTTTTATTATGAAACCGTTTGGAGTTGAAATATCTATTGAGCATATTTTGGGAGTCTTGGGTGGTTTTTTTGCAGCTTGTGCTTATGCTACTATTAAAAAGATAAAAGATATTTATGATGCCAGGGTTATTATGCTTTCATTTATGACAGTTGGAGTATTAATTCCTTTAGGATTGTTTTTATTTACGCCTTATGTTCATTTTAAAATACATACAGATATTTTTATTTGGGCTTTGATAATTTTTATGGCGATTATTTCAACTGCTTCTCAATGGTTTTTAACAAGAGCTTACAGTATTAGTCGTGCTAGTATCATCGGAGTTGTTAGTTATTCTAATATTCCTTTTGCTATAGGATTTGGAGTGATACTTGGAGATTCATTACCTGATTTATATACTTTTTTAGGTATTGTTCTTATAGTTATTGGTGGGATTTTAGTTAGCAAAAAATCATCAAAGTAA
- a CDS encoding putative quinol monooxygenase, whose protein sequence is MAVTRQIIFLAKRDCIEELKALLKSTIEDTKKEEGCLMYEVFQTKTNPVEFIVIDSWESEEALNKHYETPHYSHFINNFKQYNAHIEPFELEVL, encoded by the coding sequence ATGGCAGTAACAAGACAAATAATATTTTTAGCAAAAAGAGATTGTATAGAAGAACTAAAAGCATTACTTAAATCAACTATAGAAGATACAAAAAAAGAAGAGGGTTGTTTGATGTATGAAGTTTTTCAAACAAAAACAAATCCAGTAGAATTTATCGTGATTGATTCATGGGAAAGTGAAGAAGCTTTAAACAAACACTATGAAACTCCTCATTACTCACACTTTATAAATAACTTCAAACAATACAATGCACATATTGAGCCTTTTGAATTAGAAGTTTTATAG
- a CDS encoding M99 family carboxypeptidase catalytic domain-containing protein gives MRFIVICVIFFIPLFAANKDFTLYKKEGNIKGNTLLIIGGIHGDEPGGYFAPAFLEKHYKIKKGNVWIVPNINADSIIANKRGLYNDMNRKFSVIEKDDPDYLVVNKIKKIILDKKVDLVLNLHDGHGFFRKNYENAIFNPNAWGQATIIDQEKINGLEKFGNLDEIATKVNNALNNDKLFQDFHSFGVKNTETKFKDEQMQLSLTFFAVTHNKPAFAIETSKNITDLAHKVIYQLKSIEEFMKVMNIEFERDFDVNNYEEVSKKLFDFGKVRINNNMIFDLSDIKKTTRFVPLKNDKNDFKFEHILADTKFIDNRYEIYIGNLKVSDFYPQIFPIAEYKKDIKIEVDGKIINTKFAEEVNIKENFKILKTDFRVNIIGFSKTGVESEDDILVKKSDILDNYSVDNGKTKYRVEFYKDGKFYGMIILNFLKDDI, from the coding sequence ATGAGATTTATTGTTATATGTGTTATTTTTTTTATTCCACTTTTTGCTGCAAATAAGGATTTTACTCTATACAAAAAAGAAGGGAATATAAAAGGTAATACACTTTTAATTATTGGAGGGATTCACGGCGATGAACCAGGAGGATATTTTGCACCTGCTTTTTTGGAGAAACATTACAAAATAAAAAAAGGTAATGTTTGGATAGTTCCAAATATAAATGCAGATAGTATCATTGCTAATAAAAGAGGTCTTTACAATGATATGAATAGAAAGTTTAGTGTTATAGAAAAAGATGATCCTGATTATTTAGTTGTAAACAAGATAAAAAAAATTATTTTAGATAAAAAAGTTGATTTAGTTTTAAATTTGCATGATGGTCATGGTTTTTTTAGAAAAAATTATGAGAATGCAATTTTTAATCCAAATGCTTGGGGACAAGCAACTATAATAGACCAAGAAAAAATAAATGGTCTTGAAAAGTTTGGAAATCTTGATGAAATTGCCACAAAAGTGAATAATGCTTTAAATAATGATAAATTGTTTCAAGATTTTCATTCTTTTGGAGTTAAAAATACAGAAACAAAGTTTAAAGATGAACAAATGCAATTATCTTTAACTTTTTTTGCTGTTACTCACAATAAACCAGCATTTGCCATAGAAACAAGTAAAAATATTACAGATTTAGCCCATAAAGTTATATATCAATTAAAATCAATTGAAGAATTTATGAAAGTAATGAACATTGAATTTGAAAGAGATTTTGATGTAAATAACTATGAAGAGGTAAGTAAAAAACTTTTTGATTTTGGAAAAGTAAGAATTAATAATAATATGATTTTTGATTTAAGTGATATTAAGAAAACGACAAGATTTGTACCTTTAAAAAATGATAAAAATGATTTTAAGTTTGAACATATTTTAGCAGATACTAAATTTATAGATAATCGATATGAAATCTATATTGGAAATTTAAAAGTATCTGATTTTTATCCTCAAATTTTTCCTATTGCAGAGTATAAAAAAGATATAAAAATAGAAGTTGATGGAAAAATTATAAATACAAAATTTGCTGAAGAAGTAAATATTAAAGAAAATTTTAAAATTCTAAAAACAGATTTTAGGGTTAATATTATTGGATTTAGTAAAACGGGTGTTGAAAGTGAAGATGATATCTTAGTTAAAAAATCTGATATTTTAGATAATTATTCAGTTGATAATGGGAAAACAAAATATAGAGTTGAATTTTATAAAGATGGTAAATTTTATGGAATGATTATTTTGAATTTCCTTAAAGATGATATATAA
- a CDS encoding RidA family protein has translation MKIHRINPCKRWSDVTVFNGIATFTEIADTDTSADIKGQVKQIFDQAQASLALIDSDKSRILAVTIYITDFANFDGLNEIWDEWFPENCAPSRACVKAELVDPNLLVEMTFTAAAGEKFQ, from the coding sequence ATGAAAATTCATAGAATCAACCCATGCAAAAGATGGTCAGATGTGACAGTTTTTAATGGAATTGCAACTTTTACAGAAATTGCAGATACAGATACAAGTGCAGATATAAAAGGACAAGTAAAACAAATATTTGACCAAGCCCAAGCTTCACTTGCTTTAATAGATAGTGATAAATCACGAATTTTAGCAGTTACGATTTATATCACAGATTTTGCAAACTTTGATGGCTTAAATGAGATTTGGGATGAGTGGTTCCCTGAAAATTGTGCGCCAAGTAGGGCTTGTGTAAAAGCTGAATTGGTTGATCCAAATTTATTGGTTGAAATGACATTTACAGCAGCTGCTGGTGAGAAGTTTCAATAA
- a CDS encoding class I SAM-dependent methyltransferase produces the protein MKPLDIGNSYNQITHIWENEKFDKTNGIIQHKKAINFAKNRGKALDIGCGCTGRFIDLLIDEGFTPSGIDVSSKMIELAKERHPSIDFYYGDICEYELSEKYDFITAWDSIWHIPLSKQEKVIAKIIDSLNVGGIFIFSFGGTIDSGEHIDDYMGAEVYYSSLGINGFLKCFLDLGCIIRHLEFDQYPELHTYLIVEKA, from the coding sequence ATGAAGCCATTAGATATTGGTAATTCTTACAATCAAATTACCCATATATGGGAAAATGAAAAATTTGATAAAACAAATGGAATTATACAACATAAAAAAGCAATAAATTTTGCCAAAAATCGAGGGAAAGCACTAGATATTGGTTGTGGTTGTACAGGAAGATTTATAGATTTACTAATAGATGAAGGTTTTACTCCAAGTGGAATTGATGTATCTAGTAAAATGATAGAATTAGCAAAAGAACGTCATCCTTCTATTGATTTTTATTATGGAGATATTTGCGAATATGAATTGTCTGAGAAGTATGATTTTATTACTGCATGGGATAGTATTTGGCATATTCCTTTATCAAAACAAGAAAAAGTAATCGCAAAAATAATTGATAGCTTAAATGTTGGTGGTATTTTTATATTCTCTTTTGGTGGTACAATTGATTCTGGTGAACATATAGATGATTATATGGGAGCAGAAGTTTATTATTCTTCCCTTGGAATAAATGGTTTTCTAAAATGTTTTTTAGATTTAGGTTGTATTATAAGACATTTAGAATTTGACCAATATCCAGAATTACATACATACTTAATTGTAGAAAAAGCTTGA
- a CDS encoding GNAT family N-acetyltransferase, with protein sequence MIRKAKVSDAQQICNILRRSIIELCELDHQKNQKELDEWLANKTIQNCKAWINNKKINFFVAENDGKLVGVSSINHNGFLELCYILPEAKGLGFGRELLKVAENSILDLGIQVFTLESTLTAKGFYEHFGYIQTGIKENSLCYMKFTK encoded by the coding sequence TTGATAAGAAAAGCTAAAGTTTCTGATGCTCAGCAAATCTGTAATATTTTACGTAGATCAATAATAGAGTTATGCGAACTTGACCATCAAAAAAATCAAAAAGAGCTAGATGAGTGGCTTGCAAATAAAACTATACAAAACTGTAAAGCTTGGATTAATAATAAAAAGATAAATTTCTTTGTAGCTGAAAATGATGGAAAATTAGTTGGCGTATCAAGTATAAATCACAATGGATTTTTAGAACTTTGCTACATTTTACCTGAAGCTAAAGGTTTAGGTTTTGGTAGAGAGTTATTAAAAGTAGCGGAAAATAGTATTTTAGATTTGGGTATTCAAGTATTTACTCTTGAAAGTACATTAACAGCTAAAGGATTTTATGAACATTTTGGTTATATACAAACTGGTATAAAAGAAAATAGTTTATGTTATATGAAATTTACTAAATAA
- a CDS encoding alpha/beta fold hydrolase, protein MKEKIYFIPGLMTDERLWKRVIPFLEKEYEIIHIPIPESSDFDEIIDILYGTFVEEKINLLGFSLGGYIASYFTITYPNRVKKLFMVASTPGATNEAEIERRKEKFTIIEKEGFGLTYEKALSLVEEQNKNDKDLIQTIMDMFHDLGKEKFISQLTSTFYRKDLFEDLTHLDIPIWMFYSLNDRLLNKQAIEKILKTKHNITVISREGTSHNIPLEVPFEFAINIKKWMEIN, encoded by the coding sequence ATGAAAGAGAAAATATATTTTATTCCAGGGCTTATGACAGATGAAAGATTATGGAAAAGAGTTATTCCTTTTTTAGAAAAAGAGTACGAAATAATACATATTCCAATACCTGAGAGTTCAGATTTTGATGAAATAATAGATATTTTATATGGTACTTTTGTAGAAGAAAAAATAAATCTTTTAGGATTTTCTTTAGGTGGATATATTGCTTCATATTTTACAATAACTTATCCTAATAGAGTAAAAAAACTTTTTATGGTTGCTTCAACTCCTGGTGCTACAAATGAAGCTGAAATTGAAAGAAGAAAAGAAAAATTTACAATCATTGAAAAAGAAGGTTTTGGGTTGACTTATGAAAAAGCTTTATCTTTAGTTGAAGAACAAAATAAAAATGATAAAGATTTAATTCAAACTATTATGGATATGTTTCATGATTTGGGAAAAGAAAAATTTATTTCTCAATTAACTTCAACTTTTTATAGAAAAGATTTATTTGAAGATTTAACTCATTTAGATATTCCAATTTGGATGTTTTATAGTCTAAATGATAGGCTTTTAAATAAACAAGCAATAGAAAAAATTTTGAAAACAAAACATAATATAACTGTAATTTCACGAGAGGGAACAAGTCATAATATACCTTTAGAAGTTCCCTTTGAATTTGCTATAAATATAAAAAAATGGATGGAAATTAATTGA
- a CDS encoding protein adenylyltransferase SelO family protein, producing the protein MNKNNIETFEELINLSDYSFTNKLNADPDAKYSGDNKFPREVFTGHYVPVSPTAIKDPIYISHSENFFKELGFSENLLKSNDFIKLFSGDMSNISNLSQNKGWATGYALSIYGTEYYAQCPFQTGNGYGDGRAISVLEALINDKRWEFQLKGAGKTPYCRGADGRAVLRSSVREFLAQEHMHSLGIPTSRSLTLFTSTKEQVTRPWFRDNSYSKDPEVMIEEDVAITTRVATSFLRVGQLELFGRRARKNEHENALKELEMIVLHLIEREYSEVINQNLSLEEKIILLAIEFQNRLTSLVANWIRVGYCQGNFNSDNCAAGGFTLDYGPFGFIEMFDPKYQSWTGGGNHFSFFNQPVAAFKNFKSFCSALKPLLSSNKETLEELEKIENNFSKVMQEKMENMWAKKLGLDKFDVELFEELINLMIDTKVDYTIFFRELSNIPDDISSLEKSFYGKTQNENIKLRWNSWLESWKSLINVNDEESKQKLSKQMKLTNPKYTLREWHLVWAYQEAENGNYQPVQELQEIMTKPYEEQTEEIEEKYYIKKPSDFFGIAGISHVSCSS; encoded by the coding sequence ATGAATAAAAATAATATAGAAACTTTTGAAGAACTTATCAATCTAAGTGATTACTCTTTTACAAATAAGCTAAATGCTGACCCAGACGCAAAATATAGTGGAGATAATAAATTTCCAAGAGAGGTTTTTACTGGACATTATGTGCCAGTAAGTCCAACTGCTATCAAAGACCCGATATATATTTCTCATAGTGAGAATTTTTTTAAAGAGTTAGGTTTTAGTGAGAACTTACTAAAATCAAATGATTTTATCAAACTATTTTCAGGTGATATGTCTAATATCTCTAATCTTTCACAAAATAAAGGTTGGGCAACTGGATATGCCTTATCTATTTATGGAACTGAATATTATGCACAATGTCCTTTTCAAACTGGAAATGGGTATGGAGATGGTAGAGCAATCTCAGTTTTAGAAGCCCTAATAAATGATAAAAGATGGGAATTTCAACTAAAAGGTGCAGGAAAAACTCCATATTGTAGAGGTGCAGATGGACGTGCAGTTTTAAGGTCAAGTGTAAGAGAGTTTTTAGCTCAAGAACATATGCACTCACTTGGTATTCCAACATCAAGGTCTTTAACCCTTTTTACTTCAACAAAAGAGCAAGTAACTAGACCTTGGTTTAGAGATAATTCATACTCAAAAGACCCAGAAGTTATGATAGAAGAAGATGTAGCAATTACTACAAGAGTTGCAACTTCTTTTTTAAGAGTTGGTCAATTAGAACTTTTTGGCAGACGAGCTAGAAAAAATGAACATGAAAATGCTTTAAAAGAGTTAGAAATGATTGTTTTACATTTGATTGAAAGAGAATATAGTGAAGTAATCAATCAAAATTTGAGTTTAGAAGAAAAGATAATATTACTTGCAATTGAGTTTCAAAATCGTCTTACATCACTAGTAGCCAACTGGATAAGAGTTGGATATTGCCAAGGTAATTTTAACAGTGATAACTGTGCAGCTGGTGGTTTTACACTTGATTATGGTCCTTTTGGATTTATAGAGATGTTCGACCCTAAATATCAATCTTGGACTGGTGGAGGAAATCACTTTTCATTTTTCAATCAACCAGTTGCTGCTTTTAAAAACTTCAAATCATTTTGTAGTGCATTAAAACCACTACTTAGTTCAAATAAAGAAACTTTAGAAGAACTAGAAAAAATCGAAAATAACTTTAGCAAAGTTATGCAAGAAAAGATGGAAAATATGTGGGCTAAAAAACTTGGACTTGATAAGTTTGATGTTGAGTTGTTCGAAGAACTAATCAATCTTATGATAGATACAAAAGTTGACTATACTATATTTTTTAGAGAGTTATCAAATATCCCTGATGATATAAGTAGCCTTGAAAAAAGTTTTTATGGAAAAACACAAAATGAAAATATCAAATTAAGATGGAACAGTTGGCTTGAAAGCTGGAAATCACTTATAAATGTAAATGATGAAGAATCAAAACAAAAACTATCAAAGCAAATGAAACTTACCAATCCAAAATACACTCTAAGAGAATGGCATCTAGTTTGGGCGTATCAAGAAGCTGAAAATGGAAATTATCAACCAGTGCAAGAGTTGCAAGAGATAATGACAAAACCATATGAAGAACAAACAGAAGAGATAGAAGAAAAATATTATATAAAAAAACCTTCAGATTTTTTTGGAATAGCTGGTATATCACATGTTAGTTGTTCGTCGTAA
- a CDS encoding YgaP-like transmembrane domain has protein sequence MNKFDKIRAFCRPFRIVLGIVLIAIGYFTGIAWFYLGIIPLVVGIIDFCPVCIISKKCTPKTKS, from the coding sequence ATGAATAAATTTGATAAAATTAGAGCTTTTTGTAGACCATTTAGAATAGTTTTAGGTATTGTATTAATTGCAATTGGATACTTTACAGGGATTGCTTGGTTCTATTTAGGAATTATTCCTTTAGTTGTAGGAATTATTGACTTTTGTCCTGTTTGTATTATTTCTAAAAAATGTACACCAAAAACAAAATCATAA
- a CDS encoding 3'-5' exonuclease has product MIKLFNLMDNSLDSDLQVSYTIGNRTIEVVNTSEQLENVMNSIQLTPFIGFDSEQKPTFKKGQADNGVCLIQLATKDKCYLIQIKQIKNLKSLINFLEDDKIIKIGTGLKGDNEALFKQFNLRVKSMIDLEDIFKKLSSKNQIGAKKAASIILNKKLQKSKNMSRSNWENKELSSGQIKYASEDATVVYDVMDKILEQYPFVMKMMPEFFQLHYLQK; this is encoded by the coding sequence ATGATAAAACTTTTTAATTTAATGGATAATTCACTTGATAGTGATTTACAAGTTTCTTATACAATAGGTAATAGAACAATAGAGGTTGTTAATACTTCTGAACAATTAGAAAATGTAATGAACTCAATCCAATTAACTCCTTTTATTGGTTTTGACAGTGAACAAAAACCAACTTTTAAAAAGGGTCAAGCAGATAATGGTGTTTGTCTAATTCAATTAGCTACAAAAGATAAGTGTTATCTTATTCAAATTAAACAAATCAAAAATTTAAAATCACTTATAAATTTTTTAGAAGATGATAAAATAATAAAAATTGGAACGGGATTAAAAGGTGATAATGAAGCACTTTTTAAACAATTTAATCTAAGAGTAAAATCAATGATTGATTTAGAAGATATATTTAAAAAATTATCATCAAAAAATCAAATCGGGGCTAAAAAAGCTGCTTCAATAATTTTGAATAAAAAATTACAAAAATCAAAAAATATGTCAAGATCAAATTGGGAAAATAAAGAGCTAAGTTCTGGACAGATTAAATATGCTTCAGAAGATGCAACAGTTGTATATGATGTAATGGATAAAATTTTAGAACAATATCCTTTTGTAATGAAAATGATGCCTGAATTTTTTCAACTACACTATTTGCAAAAATGA